One Candidatus Cloacimonadota bacterium DNA window includes the following coding sequences:
- the pilO gene encoding type 4a pilus biogenesis protein PilO gives MREKYLVFILGMILISVLFFVLAGNSLKKNLAEVDKYDKQIKTTLEKLNSAMIMDQQLSQFREIIDNSLTNESKFSVDELNDFQLVIDRIREDNRMKMEKISDSNKFSPAGMIETTYNIDLQGTFRQMGQFISELEGLNHIIKFNYLDVSPIPTSEAIGPGGENNYRISMEITVFKVIKEAK, from the coding sequence ATGAGAGAGAAATACCTCGTTTTCATCCTCGGCATGATTCTGATTTCCGTGCTGTTTTTTGTGTTGGCAGGAAATTCGCTGAAAAAGAACCTGGCCGAAGTGGACAAATACGACAAACAGATTAAAACCACCCTTGAAAAGCTGAACAGCGCCATGATTATGGACCAGCAGCTCAGCCAATTCAGGGAAATCATTGATAATAGCCTCACCAACGAAAGCAAGTTTTCGGTGGACGAGCTGAACGATTTCCAGCTTGTAATCGACCGCATCCGCGAAGACAACAGGATGAAGATGGAAAAGATTTCGGATTCCAACAAGTTTTCCCCGGCCGGTATGATTGAAACCACCTATAACATTGATTTGCAGGGAACCTTCCGCCAGATGGGACAATTCATTTCGGAATTAGAAGGGCTGAACCACATCATCAAATTCAACTATCTGGATGTGAGCCCAATCCCCACTTCCGAGGCGATTGGTCCCGGAGGCGAAAACAACTACCGTATCTCCATGGAAATAACCGTTTTCAAAGTGATTAAGGAGGCCAAATAA
- the pilM gene encoding type IV pilus assembly protein PilM — MKKAKTIKFKESVGIDIGSHSIKVVHLKRLHEGFKLLNYEIRPTVPHGVEYVPSDLRPDRHGPILVEILKTLRINPKKVQHLVTSVGGDNTSIKQIKTIFLPDDELESALFFEAKKHIPISGTDMVLDYQVIDVEEKTNNMNILLAASSKDLMNEHTNSLMTAGLAPNIVDIDSLAVANSFALNAFVEEGVYVLLNLGAHRTNMIVWGPNAKFFARDIPFGGYNFTRDIMRKRQMEWEEAENYKMEWGLLDDPSRQSTQTISMLDISEKSTEDAIVEELRRSLRFYVKEAGNSDFRKLYIMGGSAKLKGLQEYLEEKVNIPTDTFMPFINVEMPEKFADKKDPQLALAIGLAMRLE, encoded by the coding sequence ATGAAGAAAGCTAAAACGATCAAATTCAAGGAATCGGTTGGTATCGACATCGGCAGCCACAGCATCAAAGTGGTGCACCTGAAAAGGCTTCACGAAGGCTTTAAGCTGCTGAATTATGAGATCCGGCCCACAGTTCCCCACGGGGTGGAATATGTGCCCAGTGACCTTAGGCCAGACCGCCACGGGCCAATTTTGGTGGAAATCCTGAAAACCCTGCGCATCAACCCCAAAAAAGTCCAGCATCTGGTTACCTCCGTGGGTGGTGACAACACCAGCATCAAGCAGATTAAGACCATCTTCCTGCCTGATGACGAGCTGGAATCCGCACTCTTTTTCGAAGCGAAAAAACACATCCCCATCAGCGGCACAGACATGGTTTTGGATTATCAGGTTATCGATGTGGAAGAGAAAACGAACAACATGAACATTCTGTTGGCTGCGTCGTCCAAAGACCTGATGAACGAACACACGAACTCGCTGATGACGGCAGGATTGGCTCCAAACATCGTGGACATCGATTCGCTGGCGGTGGCAAACAGCTTTGCCCTGAACGCTTTTGTGGAGGAAGGGGTGTATGTGCTTCTGAATCTTGGCGCCCACCGCACAAACATGATTGTCTGGGGTCCAAACGCGAAATTCTTTGCCCGCGACATCCCATTTGGCGGTTACAATTTCACGCGCGACATCATGCGCAAGCGTCAGATGGAATGGGAGGAAGCTGAAAACTACAAGATGGAATGGGGACTGCTGGATGACCCTTCCCGGCAAAGCACCCAAACCATCAGCATGCTTGATATTTCCGAAAAATCCACCGAAGACGCGATTGTGGAAGAACTGCGGCGCTCCCTGCGTTTTTACGTGAAGGAAGCCGGTAACAGCGATTTCCGCAAGCTCTACATTATGGGCGGTTCCGCGAAGCTGAAAGGCCTGCAGGAATATCTGGAGGAAAAGGTGAACATTCCCACCGACACTTTCATGCCCTTCATAAACGTGGAAATGCCGGAAAAATTCGCTGATAAAAAGGACCCGCAGCTCGCTTTGGCAATTGGCCTGGCAATGCGGCTGGAATAA
- a CDS encoding type IV pilus twitching motility protein PilT, which translates to MTIHELLRFTSEAGASDLHIAAGAHPMVRVNGKMKRLNLPILSPTEVEALVFGVMNEVQQEMFKDQLEIDFSTKLSNDVRFRVNAFHQINGVSCAFRVIPNEIKSYEELRLPDILRKLTTKEKGLILVTGPTGSGKSTTLATMIDTINDNRHCHIITIEDPIEFVHRSKNSLVNQRELGHDTRSFTAALRSALREDPDVILVGEMRDLETVSLALTAAETGHLVFATLHTGSCTKSIDRVIDMYPKEQQQQVRSMLSESLEAVLSQTLLPTKDGKGRVPALEIMVANTAVRNLIREEKTYQIPSIIQSSTKEGMQTRDQSLYNLVMNNLVERTVAEEFAENPKQFASGAGFM; encoded by the coding sequence TTGACTATCCACGAACTGTTACGCTTTACATCGGAAGCGGGAGCCTCGGACCTTCATATTGCGGCTGGAGCTCATCCCATGGTGCGGGTGAATGGAAAAATGAAACGCCTGAATCTGCCCATACTTTCTCCAACCGAAGTGGAAGCCTTGGTTTTTGGCGTGATGAATGAAGTCCAACAGGAAATGTTCAAAGACCAGCTGGAAATCGACTTTTCCACCAAGCTGAGCAATGACGTCCGCTTCCGTGTGAACGCGTTTCACCAGATCAACGGTGTTTCCTGTGCTTTCCGCGTGATTCCGAACGAAATTAAAAGCTATGAGGAGCTTCGCCTGCCGGACATTCTGAGAAAGCTCACCACCAAGGAAAAAGGTTTAATCCTGGTGACGGGCCCCACCGGCAGTGGAAAATCCACAACTTTGGCCACAATGATCGACACCATCAACGACAACCGCCATTGCCATATCATCACCATCGAAGACCCCATCGAGTTTGTTCACCGCAGCAAAAACAGCCTGGTGAACCAGCGTGAATTGGGACACGACACCCGCAGCTTCACAGCCGCCCTCAGAAGCGCGCTGCGTGAAGACCCGGACGTGATTTTGGTGGGTGAAATGCGCGACCTGGAGACGGTGTCGTTGGCGTTGACAGCGGCGGAAACAGGTCACCTGGTTTTTGCCACGCTCCACACTGGAAGCTGCACAAAATCCATCGACCGTGTTATCGATATGTATCCCAAGGAACAGCAGCAGCAAGTGCGCTCCATGCTTTCCGAATCCCTGGAAGCGGTGCTTTCCCAAACCCTTTTGCCCACAAAAGATGGCAAGGGCAGGGTGCCCGCGCTGGAAATCATGGTGGCGAACACCGCGGTGAGAAACCTTATCCGCGAAGAAAAGACCTACCAGATTCCCTCCATTATCCAATCCAGCACCAAGGAAGGGATGCAGACCCGTGATCAATCGCTGTATAACCTTGTGATGAACAACCTTGTGGAACGCACCGTGGCAGAAGAATTTGCGGAGAATCCCAAGCAATTCGCCTCGGGAGCCGGTTTCATGTGA
- the mreD gene encoding rod shape-determining protein MreD, whose translation MALKHIWTFILGLIFFYVQVLFMPAFELFGVIPNILIPWTVYLVWTRELNPSLIVIFIIGLLYDTTSPQTFGSHALIFLIVGMAINQFRKPFEDESVLARMISLVLANLIFHFIFWLTLGIDYGFNSQLFSLNLIAFAYNLAISFVVFWITQLVSRLRIVLVHD comes from the coding sequence ATGGCTCTGAAACACATCTGGACCTTCATCTTGGGATTGATATTCTTCTATGTCCAGGTGTTGTTCATGCCGGCTTTCGAACTCTTTGGAGTGATTCCGAATATTCTGATTCCCTGGACGGTCTATCTGGTTTGGACGCGGGAACTTAACCCCAGTCTCATCGTGATTTTCATCATCGGTTTGCTTTACGACACAACATCCCCGCAAACCTTTGGCAGTCACGCGCTTATCTTTCTGATTGTGGGTATGGCCATCAATCAATTCCGCAAACCTTTCGAGGATGAAAGCGTGCTGGCCAGAATGATTTCCCTGGTTTTGGCAAACCTCATCTTCCACTTCATCTTTTGGCTCACGCTGGGCATAGATTATGGCTTCAACTCACAGCTTTTTAGCTTGAACCTCATCGCGTTTGCCTATAATCTCGCCATCAGCTTTGTGGTTTTTTGGATAACACAATTGGTTTCCCGCCTGCGCATAGTTTTGGTCCATGATTAA
- a CDS encoding D-tyrosyl-tRNA(Tyr) deacylase, giving the protein MRLLIQRVLEAKVEVEGKVCGEIGKGYLVFVGFGAQDSEELLPQAAKKLVELRAFSDEQGRLNLSLKDVGGSLLVVSQFTLYASLARGRRPDFSPAAPPELAESLYDKFVNTLSQTEIPLQTGIFGADMKVSLINDGPVTLSMEF; this is encoded by the coding sequence ATGCGGCTCCTCATCCAGCGCGTTCTGGAAGCCAAAGTTGAGGTGGAGGGCAAGGTCTGCGGTGAAATTGGCAAAGGCTATCTGGTTTTTGTCGGTTTTGGCGCGCAGGACAGTGAAGAGTTGTTGCCTCAGGCGGCAAAAAAGCTGGTCGAATTGCGCGCCTTCAGCGATGAACAGGGGCGCCTGAACCTTTCGCTGAAGGATGTGGGAGGCTCGCTGCTGGTGGTTTCGCAATTCACGCTTTACGCCAGTCTGGCGCGAGGGCGCAGACCGGATTTCAGCCCCGCCGCTCCGCCGGAACTGGCTGAAAGCCTCTACGATAAATTCGTAAACACTTTATCCCAGACGGAAATCCCGCTGCAAACAGGCATTTTTGGCGCGGACATGAAAGTTTCCTTGATTAACGACGGACCTGTTACCCTGAGCATGGAATTTTGA
- a CDS encoding rod shape-determining protein RodA has protein sequence MLILFGCVAIFSASTTHIGEYVSTQNHWWKQLIFAAISLGMMFLLMRLPMPILDLVIIPAYIINILALIVVLFTPEVSGAHRWFNFFGLHYQPSESAKLFTILIVARIISRENMSEIRQIVYGLGLVILPVILILLEPDFGSTLVFMFSLIAMLVAAEVPLLYILLLISPVVSILSSLWWPAIIIWLVLLVGLLLWNRLSWITTAIAGILNGFLALIMPVFWNALKDYQQDRIVSFLNPMADPLGAGYQIIQAKIAIGSGSVAGKGWLQGTQKNMNFLPEHHTDFIFSVIGEEFGFIGALILLTLFGLFFWRLIRAVGEIRVGERRIASAGILAYLMFQTFINISMNIGLVPATGIPLPFISYGGSNLLFNALGVGVVLKYLNERGFMK, from the coding sequence ATGCTGATTCTGTTTGGCTGCGTTGCCATTTTTTCAGCTTCCACCACCCACATTGGGGAATATGTTTCCACTCAAAACCACTGGTGGAAACAGCTCATTTTCGCTGCCATTTCCCTGGGAATGATGTTTTTGCTGATGCGGCTGCCCATGCCCATTTTGGATTTGGTCATCATCCCGGCATATATCATTAACATTTTGGCTTTGATTGTGGTACTTTTTACCCCTGAGGTCAGCGGCGCCCATCGTTGGTTCAATTTTTTCGGGCTGCACTATCAGCCTTCGGAAAGCGCGAAGCTTTTCACCATCCTGATTGTGGCGCGCATCATCTCGCGGGAAAACATGAGCGAAATCCGCCAGATTGTTTACGGCCTTGGCTTGGTGATTTTGCCCGTGATTCTAATCCTTTTGGAACCGGATTTTGGCAGCACACTGGTTTTCATGTTCAGCCTCATTGCCATGTTGGTGGCAGCGGAAGTGCCACTGCTGTATATTCTTCTGCTCATCAGTCCGGTGGTGAGCATTCTGTCTTCGCTGTGGTGGCCTGCCATCATCATTTGGCTGGTTTTGCTGGTGGGCTTGCTTCTCTGGAACCGCCTTTCCTGGATAACCACAGCCATCGCGGGCATCCTGAATGGTTTTCTGGCATTGATTATGCCGGTTTTTTGGAATGCCCTCAAAGACTACCAGCAGGATCGCATCGTCTCTTTTTTGAATCCGATGGCAGACCCTCTGGGCGCGGGCTACCAGATTATTCAGGCAAAAATTGCCATCGGAAGCGGATCCGTTGCCGGAAAAGGCTGGCTGCAGGGAACCCAAAAGAACATGAATTTCCTGCCGGAACACCATACGGATTTCATTTTCAGCGTAATCGGGGAAGAATTTGGTTTCATCGGCGCCCTGATTTTGCTCACGCTTTTTGGTCTCTTTTTTTGGAGGCTGATCAGGGCTGTGGGTGAGATTCGGGTTGGTGAGCGCAGAATCGCTTCGGCTGGCATTTTGGCATATCTGATGTTCCAAACTTTCATAAATATCAGCATGAATATCGGCTTGGTTCCCGCCACGGGAATTCCGCTGCCTTTCATCAGCTATGGAGGCTCCAATTTACTTTTCAATGCTTTGGGCGTGGGCGTGGTTTTAAAATATCTTAATGAACGGGGATTCATGAAATGA
- a CDS encoding type II secretion system protein — MMNSKGKFKNSLLGRQRGVTLTELIVVMAISSLLILVSALGIGIFFRKYKELTAWANLQNDALDCINQIKNGVPVGSEGNIEYFGVINAMELKLTNTTTNSSTGLMITPPSESSTHTQDFAHFYLYDGAVRCNYSHHGVQVASPLYLFPKKEDLNNVIVDKFLFTKVNNHEDREILVLQLELNARVKTGEDRYREVKFKTKMAKK; from the coding sequence ATGATGAACAGCAAAGGTAAATTCAAAAATTCACTGTTGGGACGCCAGCGCGGCGTCACTCTCACCGAACTGATTGTGGTGATGGCCATATCCAGCTTATTGATTTTGGTTTCCGCGCTTGGTATCGGTATTTTCTTTCGCAAATACAAGGAACTGACTGCCTGGGCAAACTTGCAAAACGATGCCCTGGATTGTATCAACCAGATTAAAAATGGAGTTCCTGTGGGTTCGGAAGGAAACATTGAATATTTCGGCGTGATTAATGCCATGGAACTGAAACTCACAAACACCACCACAAACAGTTCCACTGGTTTAATGATTACACCGCCCAGCGAAAGCTCCACCCACACCCAGGATTTTGCTCACTTCTACCTATATGATGGCGCGGTGCGCTGCAATTACTCTCATCACGGCGTGCAGGTCGCGTCGCCACTTTATCTGTTTCCCAAGAAAGAAGATTTAAACAACGTGATTGTGGACAAATTTCTTTTTACCAAAGTGAACAACCACGAGGATCGCGAGATTTTGGTGTTGCAGTTGGAACTGAATGCCAGAGTCAAAACCGGAGAAGACAGATATCGCGAGGTGAAGTTTAAAACCAAAATGGCCAAAAAATAA
- the mrdA gene encoding penicillin-binding protein 2, translating into MIKNFSTLVFKVTLVVLTLILVVALFRLQVLKGEYYRHIAESNFVRIRRVTATRGEIYDCKYRPIVVNIPAHDLYLTTSRINNTERLSVFLKIHFGIEPEELKELIFAQRFKAYEEILLADNLSYDTVVALSERIADYPELNFRIGTSRNYLYPNHFTGYVGRINEDEYKLYRSEDYSLNAYIGKTGLERYYEVLLRGRDGKEIMQVDAQGKSLELFGENTSIAPQNGLSLILSIDNDLQEYANSIFPPGLKGCVIVSDAQTGGILAYLSKPDYDPNIFMQKISSDVWAGLNSPSKPLLDRIIHASYPPGSVYKPVTGSKGMELGVINRHTRLASCSGGLKIGNRFFRCWSSAGHGSLSIVDAHRVSCDVFFYDLISKIDLDAMALHAKACGVFDKTGIDLPNERGGFYPNTKYYREERGIKGSLAGYKANLAIGQGEVLTTPMQINAFFSAIARRGTLIQPHLLMHTMGSARITRDEIQPLEKRRLPWSSETMQVIRDGLWAVTNAPGGTARAVNVPGATSYGKTGSAENFMGRTTHAWFVGFIETDKPEIVVTVFIENAGGGGAVAAPVANKIFNYYIGNLEKIRQPATIPPQFADGAAGSEVLPHSSVEPKPEPSAHHEETESSHPEETP; encoded by the coding sequence ATGATTAAAAACTTTTCCACCCTCGTTTTCAAGGTAACCCTGGTGGTGCTTACCCTGATTTTGGTGGTCGCGCTTTTCAGACTGCAAGTGCTTAAAGGAGAATACTATCGCCACATCGCGGAAAGCAATTTCGTTCGCATCCGGCGCGTGACAGCCACCCGCGGCGAAATCTACGATTGCAAATACAGACCCATTGTTGTAAATATCCCCGCTCACGACCTTTATCTCACCACCAGCAGAATCAACAACACCGAGCGACTTTCGGTTTTTTTGAAAATACACTTTGGCATCGAGCCCGAGGAACTGAAGGAACTCATCTTCGCGCAGAGGTTTAAGGCCTATGAGGAAATCTTGTTGGCCGATAACCTGAGCTACGACACCGTGGTCGCGCTTTCCGAAAGGATTGCTGATTATCCAGAGCTGAACTTTCGCATCGGAACCTCACGTAACTATCTGTATCCAAATCATTTCACGGGATATGTGGGGCGCATAAATGAAGATGAATACAAGCTTTATCGCAGTGAAGATTATTCCCTGAACGCCTACATCGGCAAAACGGGCTTGGAACGCTATTACGAGGTGCTTTTGCGCGGTCGCGATGGCAAGGAAATCATGCAGGTGGACGCCCAGGGTAAAAGCCTGGAACTTTTTGGCGAAAACACTTCCATAGCGCCGCAAAACGGGTTGAGCCTGATTTTGAGCATCGACAACGACCTCCAGGAATACGCGAACTCGATTTTTCCCCCCGGGCTCAAAGGTTGTGTGATTGTCTCCGATGCCCAAACCGGCGGCATTTTGGCCTACCTCAGCAAGCCGGATTATGATCCCAATATTTTCATGCAAAAGATTAGCAGCGATGTGTGGGCGGGTTTGAATTCGCCTTCCAAACCACTGTTGGACAGGATTATCCATGCCAGCTATCCACCCGGATCGGTGTACAAGCCTGTCACGGGCTCCAAAGGTATGGAATTGGGTGTGATAAACCGTCATACCAGGCTGGCATCCTGTAGCGGCGGGCTCAAGATTGGAAACCGTTTTTTCCGCTGTTGGAGTTCCGCGGGACACGGTTCGCTGAGCATAGTTGACGCCCACAGAGTTTCCTGCGACGTTTTTTTCTACGATTTGATCAGCAAGATTGATTTGGACGCGATGGCGCTCCATGCCAAAGCCTGCGGAGTGTTCGACAAAACGGGAATTGATCTGCCCAATGAACGGGGCGGCTTCTATCCCAACACAAAATATTATCGTGAGGAACGTGGCATTAAAGGCAGCCTCGCAGGCTACAAGGCAAATCTTGCCATCGGGCAGGGTGAAGTGCTCACCACCCCGATGCAGATAAACGCTTTTTTTTCTGCCATCGCCCGCCGTGGAACCTTGATCCAGCCTCATCTTTTGATGCACACGATGGGATCGGCACGCATCACGCGCGACGAGATTCAGCCCTTGGAAAAACGTCGCCTGCCCTGGTCTTCTGAAACGATGCAAGTCATACGGGACGGGCTTTGGGCTGTCACAAATGCTCCTGGCGGCACTGCCCGCGCGGTGAATGTGCCCGGCGCCACAAGCTATGGAAAAACGGGAAGCGCGGAAAACTTTATGGGCAGAACCACCCACGCCTGGTTTGTTGGCTTCATCGAGACCGACAAACCCGAAATCGTGGTCACGGTTTTCATAGAAAACGCGGGTGGAGGCGGAGCCGTTGCGGCACCTGTGGCAAACAAGATTTTCAACTACTACATCGGAAATCTGGAAAAAATCCGCCAGCCTGCAACCATTCCACCTCAATTTGCGGATGGCGCCGCAGGTTCGGAGGTTTTACCCCATTCCAGTGTTGAACCAAAGCCGGAACCCTCTGCGCATCATGAAGAAACGGAAAGCTCGCACCCGGAGGAAACGCCGTGA
- a CDS encoding prepilin-type N-terminal cleavage/methylation domain-containing protein, which produces MKIDSMSSHKDSFALLRRQRGFTLIETVAVAAVIALLVITIYIGVVYAEKQLLTNYRDRVATLLLAGELDMEYYRHSRSKPFELQLNKEYILDDRDPDYILRGSMTIELKNAQETSNEQLFNYRILEARMTWIDTATQKPRVITMREDYFIP; this is translated from the coding sequence ATGAAAATTGATTCCATGTCCTCACACAAAGATTCCTTTGCCCTGTTGCGTCGTCAGCGTGGCTTCACTTTGATCGAAACCGTTGCGGTGGCAGCGGTTATCGCTCTTTTGGTGATTACCATCTACATTGGCGTGGTTTATGCTGAAAAGCAGCTTTTGACAAATTACCGCGACCGTGTTGCCACGCTTTTATTGGCAGGGGAATTGGATATGGAATATTACCGTCATTCCCGAAGCAAGCCATTTGAACTGCAGTTGAACAAGGAATATATCCTGGACGATCGTGATCCGGACTATATTTTGCGCGGCTCGATGACGATTGAGCTGAAAAACGCTCAGGAAACCTCGAACGAACAGCTCTTCAACTATCGCATCCTGGAAGCAAGAATGACCTGGATTGACACAGCCACGCAGAAGCCGCGCGTGATCACGATGCGGGAAGATTATTTCATTCCATGA
- a CDS encoding prepilin-type N-terminal cleavage/methylation domain-containing protein produces the protein MLRKLRQQKGFTLIEVLVVVIIVAILAALAVPIYMRHVERSRSSEAQTAISAIRNTYNVRRQSYGTTQNFTIEDAMKETNLGESTIKNWKFEVTGNPPTKYIATSTDDFAGGADKQVWYDVKEAKFHGYGIDQFTNPDTEGMDTESE, from the coding sequence ATGCTCAGGAAATTGAGACAGCAAAAGGGTTTTACCCTGATCGAAGTTCTTGTGGTGGTGATTATCGTCGCCATCCTCGCCGCTTTGGCGGTTCCGATCTATATGCGCCACGTGGAACGCTCCCGCTCCAGTGAAGCCCAAACCGCCATTTCAGCGATTCGCAACACCTACAACGTCCGTCGCCAAAGCTATGGCACCACCCAGAATTTTACCATCGAAGACGCGATGAAGGAAACCAATCTGGGCGAAAGCACCATCAAAAACTGGAAATTTGAAGTTACCGGAAACCCACCCACCAAATATATTGCCACTTCCACGGATGATTTTGCCGGCGGAGCTGACAAGCAGGTTTGGTATGATGTGAAGGAAGCAAAATTCCACGGCTATGGAATCGACCAGTTCACCAATCCAGATACGGAAGGAATGGACACCGAATCTGAATAA